From Staphylococcus delphini, one genomic window encodes:
- a CDS encoding NAD(P)-binding oxidoreductase, translating to MTRTLILGANGGVGQHLVKQMRAQGEDFTAAVRKEEQQQALASQGISATLIDLETATIDALTEAFLPYDQVIFSVGSGGSTGADKTIIVDLDGAVKAIKASEAANIEHFIMVSTYDARREAFDASGDLKPYTIAKHYADDYLRHSRLTATIVHPGALTNDQGTGKVKVAKLFTQPDLRQIPREDVAAVLYEVATNTEHQGKEFQVLTGDTAISTALASL from the coding sequence ATGACACGAACATTAATTTTAGGTGCGAACGGTGGCGTAGGACAACATCTTGTGAAGCAAATGCGCGCACAAGGTGAAGATTTTACTGCGGCTGTGAGAAAAGAAGAACAACAGCAAGCGTTAGCATCACAAGGCATTTCTGCAACATTGATTGATTTAGAAACAGCAACGATTGACGCTTTAACAGAAGCCTTTCTCCCTTATGATCAAGTCATTTTTTCAGTCGGTTCTGGCGGAAGCACAGGTGCAGACAAAACAATCATTGTAGATTTAGATGGCGCGGTCAAAGCGATTAAAGCGAGTGAAGCAGCGAACATTGAGCACTTCATTATGGTGTCTACGTATGACGCTCGTCGTGAAGCATTTGACGCAAGTGGTGACTTGAAACCATATACGATTGCGAAACATTATGCCGATGATTATTTAAGACATAGCCGATTAACCGCGACTATTGTGCATCCGGGTGCATTGACAAACGATCAAGGAACAGGAAAAGTGAAAGTAGCAAAATTATTTACGCAACCAGATCTCCGTCAAATTCCGCGTGAAGATGTGGCAGCTGTCTTGTATGAAGTGGCTACTAATACGGAACATCAAGGAAAAGAGTTTCAAGTGCTGACGGGAGATACGGCGATTTCGACTGCCCTTGCTTCTCTATAA